A part of Nitrospinota bacterium genomic DNA contains:
- the lysA gene encoding diaminopimelate decarboxylase encodes MHDFEYKNGSLHCEDVPLEKIAAEVGTPFYCYSQHTLTRHFQVFDDAFKDIDRLICFAVKANSNIAVLNELIKAGAGCDIVSGGELFRALKAGAEPSKIVYAGVGKTEEEIEYALNSGVLMFNVESSQELFTIDKVASRVGTKAKVALRVNPDVDPKTHPYISTGLKSNKFGFNIDTALEEYLLASRMNNIEIIGVHQHIGSQITEISPFVDALARLLAFVEKLRENNINIRYINIGGGLGIPYKDEAPPLPKELAKEIVPVLKGSGCTIVFEPGRLIAGNAGVLVSRVLYTKKNEGKNFYIADAGMNDLVRPSLYNAHQTIQPVLQESINRKKVEVDVVGPICESGDFLAKERVLPEFQKDELFAVMSAGAYGFTMSSNYNSRRRVPEIMVKGDKYFIIRDRESWDDLIHGERFAE; translated from the coding sequence GTGCACGATTTTGAATATAAAAACGGTTCCCTTCATTGCGAGGATGTACCGCTGGAAAAAATTGCCGCCGAAGTCGGCACCCCTTTTTACTGCTACAGCCAGCACACACTCACTCGGCATTTTCAGGTCTTTGACGATGCGTTCAAGGATATCGACAGGCTGATTTGCTTCGCTGTAAAAGCGAATTCGAATATCGCGGTTCTTAACGAGCTGATAAAGGCGGGTGCGGGATGCGACATCGTATCCGGCGGCGAACTTTTCCGCGCCCTAAAAGCGGGGGCAGAGCCATCGAAGATAGTATACGCGGGTGTCGGCAAGACAGAAGAGGAGATCGAGTACGCGCTGAACAGCGGAGTCCTAATGTTCAACGTAGAATCTTCCCAGGAGCTTTTCACTATCGATAAAGTCGCATCGCGCGTAGGTACGAAAGCGAAGGTTGCTCTCAGGGTAAACCCTGACGTTGATCCGAAGACTCATCCGTATATCTCCACAGGTCTTAAATCAAACAAGTTCGGTTTCAATATCGATACCGCGCTTGAAGAGTATCTCCTTGCGTCGCGAATGAACAACATCGAGATAATCGGCGTCCATCAGCATATAGGGAGCCAGATAACCGAGATATCCCCCTTTGTCGACGCGCTCGCGCGACTCCTTGCCTTCGTTGAGAAGTTAAGAGAGAATAATATCAATATCAGATATATAAATATCGGTGGAGGCCTTGGCATACCTTACAAGGATGAAGCGCCCCCTCTCCCGAAAGAGTTGGCGAAAGAGATCGTGCCGGTTCTGAAAGGGAGCGGTTGCACGATCGTATTTGAGCCGGGCCGCCTGATTGCCGGTAACGCAGGTGTGCTGGTGTCGCGTGTTCTCTACACGAAGAAGAACGAAGGGAAGAACTTCTACATAGCGGACGCCGGTATGAACGACCTGGTAAGGCCATCGCTATATAACGCGCATCAGACTATTCAGCCGGTCTTGCAGGAATCGATAAACAGAAAAAAGGTAGAGGTTGATGTGGTAGGACCAATATGTGAATCGGGCGACTTTCTCGCGAAGGAGAGAGTGCTCCCTGAATTTCAAAAGGATGAACTGTTTGCAGTGATGAGCGCAGGGGCTTACGGTTTTACCATGTCGTCGAATTACAATTCCAGACGGCGCGTCCCGGAGATCATGGTAAAGGGTGACAAGTATTTCATCATTCGCGATAGAGAGAGCTGGGACGACCTTATTCATGGCGAAAGGTTCGCGGAGTAG